In Pseudophryne corroboree isolate aPseCor3 chromosome 3, aPseCor3.hap2, whole genome shotgun sequence, a genomic segment contains:
- the LOC135054528 gene encoding oocyte zinc finger protein XlCOF6-like isoform X2 has protein sequence MQEREYIDEHRGLYKDEMMENHRPLASLDGPSNRDTPERCPLYSQDCTKDNHRIPQEDQDEDLINIKVEDLEGEEMYVTDIKVEDIEGEEETYVADNKAEDTEGEEETYVADIKAEDIEREEETYVTDIKAEDIDGEEETYVTDIQAEDIEGEETYVTDMKAEDIEGEETYVTDMKAEDTEGEEETYVTDMKAEDTEGEEETYVTDIKAEDIEGEEETYVTDMKVEDIEGEGETYVRGDQQCMEEEIPTDISTDGFTSSDPLDGHLVLSTNCKIENNKLIRESSDEKPNNKSHLVSHQRGPTNEKPFPCSECGKRFKRKSHLVTHLKNHTGDKPFPCPECGKCFIQKSVLVRHERSHTGEKPFPCSECGKCFTQISDLVRHERSHTGEKPFTCSECGKCFTQISGLVRHERSHTGEKPFPCSECGKCFTQISDLVRHERSHTGEKPFSCSECGKCFTQESHLLRHERCHTGEKPFPCSECGKCFTQASHLHRHHIHHTGEKPFVCSECGKCFKRKSLLLEHKMRHTGETPFPCSECGKCFIRKSHLATHQRLHIHEKPFPCSECGKCFIQELHRIRHERCHTGEKPFVCSECRKCFRKKSYLLKHQQTHTGEKPFPCPECGKCFTQKSHVAEHWRSHTGEKPFPCSECGKCFTQKSCLLRHQRSHTGEKPFPCSECGKCFSHKSDLVRHQKIHKGEQLFL, from the exons ATGCAGGAGCGGGAGTATATAgatgaacacaggggtctgtacaaggacgagatgatggagaatcaccgaccCCTCGCATCACTGG atgggcccagtaacagagataccccagagagatgtcctctATATTCCCAGGATTGCACCAAGgataatcacaggatcccacaggaggatcag GATGAAGATCTGattaatattaaggtagaagatctagaaggagaagagatgtatgtcactgatataaaggtagaagatattgagggagaagaagagacgtatgtggctgataataaggcagaagatacagagggagaagaagagacgtatgtggctgatattaaggcagaagatatagagagagaagaagagacgtatgtgactgatataaaggcagaagatatagatggagaagaagagacgtatgtgactgatatacaggcagaagatatagagggagaagagacgtatgtgactgatatgaaggcagaagatatagagggagaagagacgtatgtgactgatatgaaggcagaagatacagagggagaagaagagacgtatgtgactgatatgaaggcagaagatacagagggagaagaagagacgtatgtgactgatataaaggcagaagatatagagggagaagaagagacgtatgtgactgatatgaaggtagaagatatagagggagaaggagagacgtatgtgaggggtgatcagcagtgtatggaggaggaaatccctaccgatatcagcacag atggattcACAAGCAGCGATCCCTTGGATGGACATCTTGTTTTATCTACAAACTGTAAAATAGAAAATAACAAACTCATACGAGAATCCTCAGACGAAAAGCCCAACAACAAATCCCACCTTGTCAGTCATCAGAGAGGTCCTACcaatgagaaaccatttccatgttctgagtgtgggaaaagattTAAacgaaaatcacatcttgttacccaTCTGAAAAATCACACAGGAGATAAAccgtttccatgtcctgagtgtgggaaatgttttatacagaaatctgttcttgttagacatgagagaagtcacacaggtgagaagccatttccatgttctgaatgtgggaaatgttttacacagatatCTGATCTGGTTAGacatgaaagaagtcacacaggtgagaagccatttacgtgttctgagtgtggaaaatgttttacacagatatCTGGTCTTGTTAGacatgaaagaagtcacacaggtgagaagccatttccgtgttctgagtgtggtaaatgttttacacagatatctgatcttgttagacatgaaagaagtcacacaggtgagaaaccattttcatgttcagaatgtgggaaatgttttacacaggaaTCACATCTTCTTAGACatgagagatgtcacacaggtgaaaaaccatttccatgttctgagtgtgggaaatgtttcacacaagCATCTCATCTTCATAGACATCACATacatcatacaggtgagaagccttttgtgtgctctgagtgtgggaaatgttttaagcgCAAATCACTTCTTCTTGAACATAAGATGCGTCACACAGGTGAgacaccatttccatgttctgagtgtggaaaatgttttataagAAAATCCCATCTTGCTACGCATCAGAGACTTCACATacatgagaaaccatttccatgttctgaatgtgggaaatgttttatacaggaATTACATCGTATTAGACatgagagatgtcacacaggtgagaaaccatttgtaTGCTCcgagtgcaggaaatgttttagaaagAAATCATATCTTCTTAAACATCagcaaacacacacaggtgagaagccatttccatgtcctgagtgtgggaaatgttttacacagaagtcACATGTTGCTGAACattggagaagtcacacaggtgagaaaccatttccatgttctgagtgtgggaaatgttttacgcagAAATCATGTcttcttagacatcagagaagtcacacaggtgagaagccatttccatgctcagaatgtgggaaatgtttttcacacaaatccgatcttgttagacatcagaaaatACATAAAGGAGAACAGCTATTCCTATAA
- the LOC135054528 gene encoding oocyte zinc finger protein XlCOF6-like isoform X1 produces the protein MQEREYIDEHRGLYKDEMMENHRPLASLDGPSNRDTPERCPLYSQDCTKDNHRIPQEDQDEDLINIKVEDLEGEEMYVTDIKVEDIEGEEETYVADNKAEDTEGEEETYVADIKAEDIEREEETYVTDIKAEDIDGEEETYVTDIQAEDIEGEETYVTDMKAEDIEGEETYVTDMKAEDTEGEEETYVTDMKAEDTEGEEETYVTDIKAEDIEGEEETYVTDMKVEDIEGEGETYVRGDQQCMEEEIPTDISTADGFTSSDPLDGHLVLSTNCKIENNKLIRESSDEKPNNKSHLVSHQRGPTNEKPFPCSECGKRFKRKSHLVTHLKNHTGDKPFPCPECGKCFIQKSVLVRHERSHTGEKPFPCSECGKCFTQISDLVRHERSHTGEKPFTCSECGKCFTQISGLVRHERSHTGEKPFPCSECGKCFTQISDLVRHERSHTGEKPFSCSECGKCFTQESHLLRHERCHTGEKPFPCSECGKCFTQASHLHRHHIHHTGEKPFVCSECGKCFKRKSLLLEHKMRHTGETPFPCSECGKCFIRKSHLATHQRLHIHEKPFPCSECGKCFIQELHRIRHERCHTGEKPFVCSECRKCFRKKSYLLKHQQTHTGEKPFPCPECGKCFTQKSHVAEHWRSHTGEKPFPCSECGKCFTQKSCLLRHQRSHTGEKPFPCSECGKCFSHKSDLVRHQKIHKGEQLFL, from the exons ATGCAGGAGCGGGAGTATATAgatgaacacaggggtctgtacaaggacgagatgatggagaatcaccgaccCCTCGCATCACTGG atgggcccagtaacagagataccccagagagatgtcctctATATTCCCAGGATTGCACCAAGgataatcacaggatcccacaggaggatcag GATGAAGATCTGattaatattaaggtagaagatctagaaggagaagagatgtatgtcactgatataaaggtagaagatattgagggagaagaagagacgtatgtggctgataataaggcagaagatacagagggagaagaagagacgtatgtggctgatattaaggcagaagatatagagagagaagaagagacgtatgtgactgatataaaggcagaagatatagatggagaagaagagacgtatgtgactgatatacaggcagaagatatagagggagaagagacgtatgtgactgatatgaaggcagaagatatagagggagaagagacgtatgtgactgatatgaaggcagaagatacagagggagaagaagagacgtatgtgactgatatgaaggcagaagatacagagggagaagaagagacgtatgtgactgatataaaggcagaagatatagagggagaagaagagacgtatgtgactgatatgaaggtagaagatatagagggagaaggagagacgtatgtgaggggtgatcagcagtgtatggaggaggaaatccctaccgatatcagcacag cagatggattcACAAGCAGCGATCCCTTGGATGGACATCTTGTTTTATCTACAAACTGTAAAATAGAAAATAACAAACTCATACGAGAATCCTCAGACGAAAAGCCCAACAACAAATCCCACCTTGTCAGTCATCAGAGAGGTCCTACcaatgagaaaccatttccatgttctgagtgtgggaaaagattTAAacgaaaatcacatcttgttacccaTCTGAAAAATCACACAGGAGATAAAccgtttccatgtcctgagtgtgggaaatgttttatacagaaatctgttcttgttagacatgagagaagtcacacaggtgagaagccatttccatgttctgaatgtgggaaatgttttacacagatatCTGATCTGGTTAGacatgaaagaagtcacacaggtgagaagccatttacgtgttctgagtgtggaaaatgttttacacagatatCTGGTCTTGTTAGacatgaaagaagtcacacaggtgagaagccatttccgtgttctgagtgtggtaaatgttttacacagatatctgatcttgttagacatgaaagaagtcacacaggtgagaaaccattttcatgttcagaatgtgggaaatgttttacacaggaaTCACATCTTCTTAGACatgagagatgtcacacaggtgaaaaaccatttccatgttctgagtgtgggaaatgtttcacacaagCATCTCATCTTCATAGACATCACATacatcatacaggtgagaagccttttgtgtgctctgagtgtgggaaatgttttaagcgCAAATCACTTCTTCTTGAACATAAGATGCGTCACACAGGTGAgacaccatttccatgttctgagtgtggaaaatgttttataagAAAATCCCATCTTGCTACGCATCAGAGACTTCACATacatgagaaaccatttccatgttctgaatgtgggaaatgttttatacaggaATTACATCGTATTAGACatgagagatgtcacacaggtgagaaaccatttgtaTGCTCcgagtgcaggaaatgttttagaaagAAATCATATCTTCTTAAACATCagcaaacacacacaggtgagaagccatttccatgtcctgagtgtgggaaatgttttacacagaagtcACATGTTGCTGAACattggagaagtcacacaggtgagaaaccatttccatgttctgagtgtgggaaatgttttacgcagAAATCATGTcttcttagacatcagagaagtcacacaggtgagaagccatttccatgctcagaatgtgggaaatgtttttcacacaaatccgatcttgttagacatcagaaaatACATAAAGGAGAACAGCTATTCCTATAA